A stretch of the Archangium violaceum genome encodes the following:
- a CDS encoding alpha/beta fold hydrolase, which yields MTTWMSGVCETNGINIHYLRTEGANHPVVLLHGLTGNGACWTPLARVLEGEFDVVMPDARGHGGSSAPHHGYRYDDHASDVEGLIRGLELSRPVLLGHSMGGMTAAVVASRGAGGIRGLILVDPTFLSPERQREVRDSDVADQHRRALGLHKSDLVAQARARHPRRSPELVELLAEARLKTRMSAFDVLTPPNPEYRDVVSAIDVPILLVIGDSSPVVTLEMATELRSLNPRVRIEQVQDASHGLPFDQPERLGEVVASFLRELA from the coding sequence ATGACGACCTGGATGAGTGGAGTCTGCGAAACGAACGGCATCAACATCCACTACCTCCGAACCGAAGGCGCCAACCATCCCGTCGTTCTGCTCCATGGATTGACCGGGAACGGCGCCTGCTGGACTCCCTTGGCGCGCGTGCTCGAAGGTGAATTCGACGTCGTCATGCCCGACGCCAGAGGGCACGGCGGTTCGAGCGCGCCGCACCACGGCTACCGGTACGACGATCACGCGAGCGACGTCGAGGGCCTCATCCGCGGCCTGGAGCTCTCTCGTCCGGTTCTGCTTGGCCACTCGATGGGCGGCATGACCGCCGCGGTGGTGGCGAGTCGAGGGGCGGGGGGCATCCGCGGCCTCATCCTGGTCGACCCGACGTTCTTAAGCCCCGAGCGCCAACGCGAGGTGCGCGACAGCGACGTCGCCGATCAACACCGCCGGGCCCTCGGCTTACACAAGTCTGACCTCGTTGCACAGGCCCGAGCCCGACACCCGCGTCGCTCGCCCGAGCTCGTCGAGCTTCTTGCCGAGGCGAGACTGAAAACCCGCATGAGCGCCTTCGACGTTCTCACGCCGCCCAACCCCGAGTATCGCGACGTGGTGAGCGCGATTGACGTCCCGATCCTACTCGTCATTGGGGACAGCAGCCCCGTCGTCACGCTCGAGATGGCAACGGAACTGCGGAGCCTCAACCCACGCGTGCGAATCGAACAGGTACAGGATGCCTCCCACGGCCTTCCGTTTGATCAACCCGAGCGCCTGGGAGAGGTGGTCGCGTCGTTCTTGCGTGAGCTGGCTTAG
- a CDS encoding glycoside hydrolase family 3 C-terminal domain-containing protein yields MSEQSKTHKARAQELVSQMTLEEKALLLSGNGSWTTHGLERLGIPSIFMTDGPHGLRKALGPNIAESVPATCFPTASALASTWNTELIKQVGAAMARECQAHDVQILLGPGINMKRSPLGGRNFEYFSEDPTLAGQLAASYIQGVQGEGVGTCLKHFAVNNQEFERMVNSSNLDERTLREIYLPAFEIAVTQAQPWSMMCSYNKVNGVYASENHLLLEDILREEWGFEGAVVSDWGAVHDRVKGIMAGLNLEMPGSGDVNRKKILEAVKTGLLPVQRLDEVVTSLLAVVLKAAEGRKAGVTFDVDQHHALARQVAGESIILLKNEDNLLPLDIGAKKKLAVIGAFAKEPRYQGAGSSQVNPTRISNAYDELLALVGGSDRIRYASGYDIEGVTTAQLLEEARQQAKDADVAIIFAGLPDSHESEGFDRSTLDMPEGHNRLIDAVSQVQPNTVVVLMNGSAITMPWVGRVKAILEGWLTGQAGGGAIADVLTGRVNPSAKLAETFPMRLEDTPTATEFPGLNQQAHYGEGVFIGYRHYDKRNITPLFPFGFGLSYTTFAYSELTFSAPSIKDTETLTVQLKVRNTGKVAGKEIVQLYVREDRPVVSRPDKELKAFTKVALEPGEEKTVSFTLKQRDFAYYNTALHRWVVNPGRFDILVGGSSRDLPLRKHVQVETTQVAVPTLTRNSMVKEFKNHPKGMEAYHLLKNVIMGSFEEKRHVKRTPQEEYAWKKAEMSTLVFVNDMPAYKLINFSEGKFTEQMLNDILARVQ; encoded by the coding sequence ATGTCCGAACAATCCAAGACTCACAAGGCAAGAGCGCAGGAACTGGTGTCGCAGATGACGCTGGAGGAGAAGGCCCTGCTCTTGTCTGGCAATGGCTCGTGGACGACCCACGGGCTCGAGCGGCTGGGCATCCCCTCCATCTTCATGACGGATGGTCCGCATGGACTCAGGAAGGCACTGGGGCCGAACATCGCGGAGAGCGTTCCCGCGACCTGTTTTCCCACGGCGTCCGCCCTGGCCTCGACCTGGAACACGGAGCTCATCAAGCAGGTGGGCGCCGCCATGGCCCGGGAATGCCAGGCCCATGACGTCCAGATACTGCTGGGGCCGGGCATCAACATGAAGCGCTCCCCCCTGGGCGGGCGCAACTTCGAGTACTTCTCCGAGGACCCCACCCTGGCCGGTCAGCTGGCGGCTTCCTACATCCAGGGAGTCCAGGGCGAGGGGGTGGGGACCTGCTTGAAGCACTTCGCGGTGAACAATCAGGAGTTCGAGCGGATGGTGAACAGCTCGAACCTGGATGAAAGGACCCTGCGCGAAATCTACCTGCCAGCGTTCGAGATCGCGGTCACCCAGGCCCAGCCGTGGTCGATGATGTGCTCCTACAACAAGGTGAATGGTGTCTATGCCTCGGAGAACCATCTCCTGCTCGAGGACATCCTCCGGGAGGAGTGGGGTTTCGAGGGGGCCGTGGTGTCGGATTGGGGCGCCGTCCACGATCGCGTGAAGGGCATCATGGCCGGGCTGAACCTGGAGATGCCCGGCAGCGGCGACGTGAATCGCAAGAAGATCCTCGAGGCCGTCAAGACGGGACTCCTGCCGGTGCAGCGCCTGGATGAGGTGGTGACCTCGCTGCTCGCCGTGGTCCTCAAGGCCGCGGAGGGCCGCAAGGCCGGTGTCACCTTCGACGTGGATCAGCACCATGCCCTGGCGAGGCAGGTGGCGGGTGAGAGCATCATCCTGCTGAAGAACGAGGACAACCTGCTGCCGCTGGACATCGGGGCGAAGAAGAAGCTCGCCGTGATTGGCGCCTTCGCCAAGGAGCCCCGCTACCAGGGCGCTGGAAGCTCGCAGGTGAATCCGACGCGCATCTCCAATGCGTATGACGAGCTGCTGGCGCTCGTGGGCGGGAGCGATCGCATCCGGTACGCGAGCGGCTATGACATCGAGGGGGTCACCACCGCCCAGCTGCTCGAGGAAGCGCGGCAGCAGGCGAAGGACGCGGACGTGGCCATCATCTTCGCGGGCCTGCCGGACAGCCACGAGTCCGAGGGATTCGACCGCTCCACCCTGGACATGCCCGAGGGGCATAACCGGCTGATCGACGCGGTCAGCCAGGTGCAGCCCAACACGGTGGTGGTGTTGATGAACGGCTCCGCCATCACCATGCCCTGGGTGGGCCGGGTGAAGGCCATCCTGGAGGGCTGGCTGACGGGGCAGGCGGGCGGAGGAGCCATCGCCGACGTCCTGACCGGCAGGGTCAACCCCTCGGCGAAGCTGGCGGAGACCTTCCCGATGAGGTTGGAAGACACGCCGACCGCCACCGAGTTCCCCGGACTGAATCAGCAGGCCCACTACGGCGAAGGCGTCTTCATCGGCTACCGGCACTACGACAAGAGGAACATCACGCCGCTGTTTCCGTTTGGCTTTGGCCTGAGCTACACCACCTTCGCCTACTCGGAGCTGACCTTCAGCGCGCCGTCCATCAAGGACACCGAGACGCTGACCGTCCAGCTGAAGGTCCGGAACACGGGGAAGGTGGCTGGAAAGGAGATCGTCCAGCTCTACGTCCGTGAGGACAGGCCCGTGGTCAGCCGTCCGGACAAGGAGCTCAAGGCCTTCACCAAGGTGGCGCTCGAGCCCGGCGAGGAGAAGACGGTGAGCTTCACGCTGAAGCAGCGTGATTTCGCCTACTACAACACCGCCCTCCACCGGTGGGTCGTCAACCCTGGCAGGTTCGACATCCTGGTGGGTGGTTCATCCAGGGACCTGCCCCTGCGAAAGCATGTCCAGGTGGAGACGACCCAGGTGGCCGTCCCCACGCTGACGCGCAACTCCATGGTGAAGGAGTTCAAGAACCACCCGAAGGGGATGGAGGCCTACCACCTGCTGAAGAACGTCATCATGGGAAGCTTCGAGGAGAAGCGTCACGTGAAGCGTACGCCGCAGGAGGAGTACGCCTGGAAGAAGGCGGAGATGTCGACGCTGGTGTTCGTCAACGACATGCCCGCCTACAAGCTGATCAACTTCTCCGAGGGCAAGTTCACCGAGCAGATGCTGAACGACATCCTGGCGCGGGTTCAGTAA